From Nicotiana tabacum cultivar K326 chromosome 22, ASM71507v2, whole genome shotgun sequence, one genomic window encodes:
- the LOC142175707 gene encoding uncharacterized protein LOC142175707, with translation MSDNTANTLAPNTTGGIPTIDSNHAYLFHFSDAPGMSLVNTAFDGKGFQGWRRSVLIALFAKNKIGFINGACPAPALTSRDYQPWSRCNDMVTSWLLNSLSKDIGDSVIYSKSAKDLCTNLEHRFGQSNGAKLYHLRKELSSCLCVCEGKQKLEKSLNDERLIQFLMDSLSFMVTNQNNFEQRSARQMQRNPIQHQKFGNNIQKVTNSTQRNTTFKGKKTKFNPNETCSHCKKVGHTVSDCYRIIGFPEDFEFTKGNQVRTRSNGLVQLIKQVKGADSGNSGTDINANDVAGTIARYSGTCLSRPLVKRAQGFVSFSFSSSSVSDVNLWHIRLGHLPFLSMKHLSFISLPSNSDCFCQICPKARQTRIPFPLSQIKLTRAFELIHVDVWGPYKESTYNGFKYFLTVVDDYSREIWTFLMSTNSNTFGLLKNFLTMVERQFGVKVQKIRTDNAFELGKGSQEAAFLAFQGVLHQTSCVATPQQNGVVERKHRHLLEIARALLFQSKLPLPYWGECVLTATYFINRLPSRVLKGKTPYFFLFKQKPSYELLKCFGYLCFVST, from the exons ATGTCGGATAACACTGCAAACACATTGGCTCCGAACACCACTGGAGGAATCCCTACCATCGACTCAAACCATGCatatttgtttcatttttctgatgcaccaggaATGTCTCTTGTCAACACAGCTTTTGATGGAAAAGGATTCCAAGGATGGAGAAGGTCTGTGCTTATAGCACTATTTGCTAAAAACAAAATAGGATTCATCAATGGTGCTTGCCCTGCTCCAGCTCTCACTTCCAGAGACTATCAGCCTTGGAGCAGGTGTAATGACATGGTAACATCCTGGTTGCTCAACTCATTGTCCAAAGACATAGGAGACAGTGTCATTTACTCTAAATCTGCTAAAGATCTCTGTACCAACCTTGAACATAGGTTTGGTCAGTCAAATGGAGCTAAGCTCTATCACCTGAGGAAGGAATTATCAAG TTGTTTGTGTGTCTGTGAAGGGAAGCAAAAATTAGAAAAGTCACTAAATGATGAAAGGCTTATTCAGTTTCTTATGG ATTCTTTATCTTTCATGGTAACGAATCAAAATAACTTTGAACAAAGGAGTGCAAGGCAGATGCAAAGGAACCCAATACAACATCAAAAGTTTGGGAACAACATCCAAAAAGTGACTAACTCTACTCAAAGGAACACAACTTTCAAGGGAAAGAAAACTAAGTTTAACCCTAATGAAACATGCAGTCATTGCAAGAAAGTAGGTCACACTGTCAGTGATTGCTATAGAATTATAGGTTTCCCAGAAGACTTTGAATTCACAAAGGGAAATCAAGTTCGCACCAGAAGCAATGGA CTGGTACAACTAATCAAGCAGGTTAAAGGTGCAGATTCAGGAAATTCTGGAACAGATATCAATGCAAATGATGTGGCTGGTACTATTGCTAGATATTCTGGAACTTGTCTTTCA AGGCCTTTAGTGAAGAGGGCACAAGGTTTTG tctcattttctttttcttcaagcTCAGTTTCAGATGTAAACCTTTGGCACATTAGGTTAGGACATTTGCCCTTTTTATCAATGAAACATCTCAGTTTTATTTCTTTACCTTCTAACTCTGATTGTTTCTGTCAAATTTGTCCTAAAGCTAGGCAAACCAGAATTCCTTTTCCTTTAAgtcaaattaaattaacaagGGCATTTGAGTTAATCCATGTAGATGTTTGGGGGCCTTACAAGGAATCAACCTATAATGGTTTTAAGTATTTTTTGACAGTTGTAGATGATTATAGTAGGGAAATATGGACTTTCCTTATGAGCACCAATAGCAATACTTTTGGACTCCTTAAAAATTTCCTCACAATGGTGGAAAGACAGTTTGGTGTAAAGGTACAAAAGATAAGAACAGATAATGCTTTTGAACTTGGGAAAGGTTCTCAGGAGGCAGCATTTTTAGCCTTTCAAGGAGTGCTACATCAAACATCATGTGTGGCGACCcctcaacagaatggagtggttGAGAGGAAGCACAGACATCTTCTAGAAATTGCAAGGGCTTTGTTGTTTCAATCTAAGCTTCCTCTTCCTTATTGGGGAGAATGTGTACTAACTGCAACATATTTTATCAATAGATTACCTTCTAGAGTGCTTAAAGGAAAGACACCTTATTTTTTTCTATTCAAACAAAAACCCTCTTATGAACTATTGAAGTGTTTTGGTTATCTTTGCTTTGTATCTACTTGA